In Carya illinoinensis cultivar Pawnee chromosome 6, C.illinoinensisPawnee_v1, whole genome shotgun sequence, a single genomic region encodes these proteins:
- the LOC122312922 gene encoding germin-like protein subfamily 1 member 13, whose translation MQIMKAKYLVRAVALLALAFSLASAYDPSPLQDFCVAVKNPASAVFVNGKFCNDPKLATANDFFFSGLNVPRNTLNPLGSNVTAVNVDNLAGLNTLGISLARVDFAPYGLNPPHTHPRGTEFLIVLEGTLYVGFVTSNGDGNRLFTKTLYPGDVFVFPIGLIHFQFNVGKTNAVAFAGLSSQNPGVITIAKAIFGSDPKINPDVLAKAFQVDKNLVGYLQKQFWSDNN comes from the exons ATGCAGATCATGAAAGCTAAGTACCTCGTAAGAGCTGTGGCCCTTTTGGCTTTGGCTTTCTCCCTCGCCTCTGCCTATGACCCGAGTCCTCTGCAAGACTTCTGTGTTGCGGTCAAGAACCCTGCTTCTGCTG tattTGTGAATGGAAAATTCTGCAATGACCCAAAGCTTGCCACAGCTAATGACTTCTTCTTCTCGGGACTAAACGTTCCCAGAAACACCTTAAATCCTCTTGGGTCGAATGTCACTGCTGTGAATGTGGACAATCTAGCAGGCCTAAACACCCTAGGCATATCCTTGGCTCGTGTCGACTTTGCTCCATATGGTCTGAATCCTCCCCATACCCACCCACGCGGCACTGAATTTCTCATAGTCTTAGAGGGTACTCTATACGTTGGGTTTGTCACGTCCAATGGAGATGGTAACCGCCTCTTCACCAAAACGCTATACCCAGGAGATGTCTTTGTATTTCCAATTGGTCTTATTCACTTCCAGTTTAATGTGGGAAAGACCAATGCAGTTGCCTTTGCTGGTTTGAGCAGTCAGAATCCTGGGGTCATCACCATTGCAAAAGCAATCTTCGGATCTGACCCAAAAATCAATCCCGATGTTCTCGCCAAGGCCTTCCAGGTGGACAAGAATTTGGTCGGGTACCTTCAGAAACAGTTCTGGTCGGACAACAATTAG
- the LOC122312923 gene encoding germin-like protein subfamily 1 member 13, producing MQIIKAKYLVRAVALLALAFSLTSAYDPSPLQDFCVAVKNPASAVFVNGKFWNDPKLATANDFFFSGLNVPRNTSNPLGSNVTAVNVDNLAGLNTLGISLAHIDFAPYGLNPPHTHPRGTEFIIVLEGTLYVGFVMSNGDGNRLFTKTLYPGDVLVFPIGLIHFQFNVGNTNAVAFAGLSSQNPGVITIAKAIFGSDPKINPDVLAKAFQVDKNLVGYLQKQFWSDNN from the exons ATGCAGATCATAAAAGCTAAGTACCTCGTAAGAGCTGTGGCCCTTTTGGCTTTGGCTTTCTCCCTCACCTCTGCCTATGACCCTAGTCCTCTGCAGGACTTCTGTGTTGCGGTCAAGAATCCTGCTTCTGCTG tattTGTGAATGGAAAGTTTTGGAATGACCCAAAGCTTGCCACAGCTAATGACTTCTTCTTTTCGGGACTAAATGTTCCTAGAAACACCTCAAATCCTCTCGGGTCGAATGTCACTGCTGTGAATGTGGACAATCTAGCAGGACTCAACACCCTAGGCATATCCTTGGCTCACATTGACTTTGCTCCATATGGTTTGAATCCTCCCCATACCCACCCACGTGGAACTGAATTTATCATTGTCTTAGAGGGTACTCTCTACGTTGGATTTGTCATGTCCAATGGAGACGGTAACCGCCTCTTCACCAAAACGCTATACCCAGGAGATGTCTTGGTATTCCCAATTGGTCTTATTCACTTCCAGTTTAATGTGGGAAACACCAATGCAGTTGCCTTTGCTGGTTTGAGCAGCCAGAATCCTGGGGTCATCACCATTGCAAAGGCAATCTTTGGATCTGACCCAAAAATCAATCCTGATGTTCTCGCCAAGGCCTTCCAGGTGGACAAGAATTTGGTTGGGTACCTTCAAAAGCAGTTCTGGTCAGACAACAATTAG
- the LOC122313243 gene encoding germin-like protein subfamily 1 member 13: MFPRNISHPSSKQEYRQLSKLVLETSSNMQIMKAKYLITVVALLASACTLTSAYDPSPLQDFCVAVKDPASALFVNGKFCKDPKLASANDFFFSGLNVPRDTSNPLGSNVTAVNVDNLAGLNTLGISLARVDFAPYGLNPPHIHPRGTEFLIVLEGTLYVGFVTSNGDGNRLFTKMLYPGDVFVFPIGLIHFQLNVGKTNAVAFAGLSSQNPGVITIANAVFGSDPKINPNVLAKAFQVDKNLVKYLQKQFWSNNN, encoded by the exons ATGTTTCCACGCAACATATCTCATCCCTCATCCAAGCAAGAATACAGACAACTCTCAAAGCTAGTGCTAGAGACATCCTCAAACATGCAGATCATGAAAGCTAAGTACCTCATAACAGTTGTGGCCCTTTTGGCTTCGGCTTGCACCCTCACCTCGGCCTATGACCCTAGTCCTCTGCAGGACTTTTGTGTTGCAGTCAAGGATCCTGCTTCTGCTT TATTTGTGAATGGAAAGTTTTGCAAGGACCCAAAACTTGCTTCAGCCAATGACTTCTTCTTTTCGGGGCTAAACGTTCCTAGAGATACCTCAAATCCTCTCGGGTCGAATGTCACTGCTGTGAATGTAGACAATCTAGCAGGCCTAAACACCCTAGGCATATCCTTGGCTCGTGTCGACTTTGCTCCATATGGTCTGAATCCTCCCCACATCCACCCACGCGGCACTGAATTTCTCATAGTCTTAGAGGGTACTCTATACGTTGGGTTTGTCACGTCCAATGGAGATGGTAACCGCCTCTTCACCAAAATGCTATACCCAGGAGATGTCTTTGTATTCCCAATAGGTCTCATTCACTTCCAGTTGAATGTGGGAAAGACCAACGCAGTTGCCTTTGCTGGTTTGAGCAGCCAGAATCCAGGGGTCATCACTATCGCAAATGCAGTTTTCGGATCTGACCCAAAAATCAATCCCAATGTTCTTGCCAAGGCCTTCCAGGTGGACAAGAATTTGGTCAAGTACCTTCAAAAACAGTTCTGGTCAAACAACAATTag